A segment of the Streptomyces sp. ITFR-21 genome:
GACGGGCAGGGGACGGCCTGCGCCCTGGCCGCCCGGGTTGCGGTGGCCCAAGGCGCGGAGCTGAGGGGTTGCCGGCTGACGGGGGAGGTGGTGGACGTCGTGGCCGAGGCCGGCGGGGTGCGGGCCGTATCACGGGCGGGTCCGTCACTGGCCGCCGGGAGGGCCGCCGACGACCTCCTGCGGACCGCGCGGGACCGGCTGGGCCGGAAGGACCCGCCCCCGCCCGTCGCCCGGGACGTCGCCCGTGCCGCCCTGTGCGGGCCCGGCCCCGGCTGCGGCCGGCCTTCCGGCCGGGTCCTCGCCCGCCGCCTCCCGGGCCGCGTCCTCGGCGGCGGCCGGCTTCTCCGGCGCGGCCGACAGGAGGCAGTCCAGGAGGCGGACGGCGGCGGCTTTGTCGAGGGGGTCGTTGCCGTTGCCGCACTTGGGCGACTGGACGCACGAAGGACAGCCGAACTCGCACTCGCAGGAGGCGATGGCCTCGCGGGTGGCCGCGAGCCAGGCGCGGGCGGTGCCGTAGGCCCGTTCGGCGAAGCCCGCCCCGCCCGGGTGGCCGTCGTAGACGAAGACGGTGGGCAGGCCCGTGTCGGCGTGCAGCGGCACCGAGACGCCGCCGATGTCCCAGCGGTCGCAGGTGGCGAAGAGCGGGAGGAGGCCGATGGAGGCGTGTTCCGCCGCGTGCAGCGCGCCGGGCAGCTCCTCGGGGTGGACGCGGGCCGCGTCGAGCTGGTCGTCGGTCACCGTCCACCACACGGCCCGGGTGCGCAGGGTGCGCGGCGGCAGGTCGAGCTTGGACTCGCCGAGCACCTCGCCGGTCAGCAGCCGGCGGCGGAGGAAGGACACCACCTGGTGGGTGACCTCGACCGAGCCGAAGTGGATGCGGGCCGCACCCCAGGGCTCCTCCAGCTCGTCGGACAGGACGCGGATCTCGGTGGTGTCGCGGGCCATCGTGGAGTAAGGCGGGTCGGCCGGTTCGACGAGGGCCACGTGGTCGTCCAGGTCCAGGCGCCGGACGAGGTAGGTGCGGCCCTGGTGCAGGTGGACGGCGCCGTCGTGGACGGATGTGTGGGCGGCGCCGGCGTCCACCGTGCCGAGCAGCCGCCCGGTCGCGGACTCCACGACCTGGACGGGCGTGCCCCCCTCGCCGCGGATGTCGGTGAGGTCGGAGGCCCGCTCACGGCGGGTCCAGAACCAGCCGGCCGGACGGCGGCGCAGCAGCCCGCGCTCGACCAGTTGCGTCACCAGGGAGGCGGCCTCCGGCCCGAAGAGGTCCAGGTCGGCTTCGGTGAGCGGCAGCTCCGCGGCGGCGGCGCACAGGTGCGGGGCGAGGACGTACGGGTTGTCCGGGTCCAGGACGGTGGACTCGACAGGCTGCTCGAAGATCGCCTCGGGGTGGTGGACCAGGTAGGTGTCCAGCGGGTCGTCGCGGCCGACCATGACGGCGAGGGCGCCCTGCCCGGCGCGCCCGGCGCGGCCCGCCTGCTGCCACAGAGAGGCCCGGGTCCCCGGGTAGCCGACGAGCAGCACCGCGTCGAGGCCGGAGACGTCGACGCCGAGTTCCAGGGCGGAGGTGGAGGCGAGGCCGAGCAGCCGGCCGGAGTGGAGGTCGCGCTCCAGGGCGCGGCGTTCCTCGGCGAGGTAACCGCCGCGGTAGGCGGCGACCCTGCCGGGAAGCGAGCCGTCGATCTCGGCGAGGCGTTCCTGGGCGATCAGGGCGATGAGTTCGGCGCCGCGCCGGGAGCGGACGAAGGCGACGGTGCGCACACCCTGGAGGACGAGGTCGGTGAGGAGTTCCGCGGCCTCGGCGGTGGCGGTGCGGCGGACCGGGGCGCCGTGTTCGCCGGAGAGCTCGGTCAGCGGCGGTTCCCACAGGGCGAAGGCGAGCTCGCCGCGCGGCGAGGTGTCCTCGGTGACCTCGGCGACCCGTACCCCGGTCAGCCGTCCGGCCGCCCGCCCCGGGTCGGCGGCGGTCGCGGAGGCGAGCAGGAAGACGGGCTCGGCGCCGTAGCGGGCGCAGATCCGCCGCAGCCGGCGCAGCACCTGGGCGACGTGGGAGCCGAAGACCCCGCGGTAGGTGTGGCACTCGTCGATCACCACATAGCGCAGCCCGCGCAGGAAGGAGGCCCAGCGGGCGTGGCCCGGCAGGATGCCGCGGTGCAGCATGTCGGGGTTGGTCAGCACGTAGGTGGCGTACCTGCGGACCCACTCCCGCTCCTCGAAGGGCGTGTCCCCGTCGTAGACGGCCGGCCGGACCGCGGTGCCCAGCGGAGCGGCGAGCGCGCTCACCGCGCGGCGCTGGTCGGCCGCCAGCGCCTTGGTGGGCGACAGGTACAGCGCGGTGGCGCCGCGCGCCCCGGCGCCGGCGCCGTCCAGCAGGGCGCTGAGCACCGGCGCCAGATAGGCCAGCGACTTGCCGGAAGCGGTACCGGTGGCGACGACCACCGACTCGCCGCGGGCCGCGTGGCCGGCGGCGAGGGCCTGGTGTTCCCACGGACGGTCGATTCCGGCCGCCCGAATGGCCGCGACCACCTCCGAGCGGATGCCCTCGGGCCAGGACGCATGGCGACCGACCCGCGCGGGCACGTGCTCCGTATGGGTGATGCGTACGGCGCGGTCGGCCCCCCCGGCGAGCCGCTCCAAAGCGGTCCGGGGGGACGGGCGACCGTGCGCCGACTGAGGAAGACGATCCTGGGCCATCGGCACTCAGTGTGTCACCGGTGTGACGGACAAACGCAGTAAGCCGTCGTGCGGGCCCACCGCGAAGTGATTGAATGCCATCGCGGCTGCCGGTCCTTCCCCTACCTTCGGTGGGGAGGCCCCTACCTGCCTTACGGTGGGAAGGCCCCCACTACCGTTCGGTGGAAGGGGCTCTGGGGGGAGCCGCGTCGATGCAAGGTGCTGGAGGATCCGTGGACCTGTCCCTGTCGACCCGAACCGTCGGCGATCGAACGATCGTCGAGGTCGGCGGCGAGATTGATGTGTACACCGCGCCCAAGCTGCGTGAGCAGCTGGTGGAGCTCGTGAACGACGGCAGCTACCACCTGGTCGTGGACATGGAGGGGGTCGACTTCCTCGACTCCACCGGTCTGGGTGTGCTCGTCGGCGGCCTCAAGCGGGTGCGTGCTCATGAAGGATCGCTGCGTCTGGTGTGCAACCAGGAGCGCATCCTCAAGATTTTCCGTATCACCGGTCTGACCAAGGTGTTCCCCATCCACACCTCGGTCGACGAGGCTGTCGCGGCCACCGACTGACGTCGAGCCGAGACCGACGCGAGAGGGGTACCGGGCGGGTCACCGTCCGGAACCCTGTGACGCCCACCCATGGAACCGAGGGGGAGGCCAGGCCATGCCCACCGTAGAACTGCTCTTCAGCGCCCAGCCCGAGCATGTGCGCACCGCACGGCTCGTAGCGGCACAAGTGGCGCGCCGGGCGGGGGTGGACGAGGCGGCTCTCGACGAGGTGCGGCTGGCCGTGGGCGAGGCCTGCAGCCGGGCCGTGGGCCTGCATCGCAGCAACGGTGTGACGGAGCCGGTGCGGGTGCTGCTCAACGAGGAGGAGAAGAAGTTCTCCATCGAGGTGGTCGACGAGGTGCCGGGGAACGCCACCGGTTCCGCGCCCGACACCGGTGACGACGCGGCGGCCGACGACGAGGGCGAGATGGGCCTGGCGGTGATCAGCGGTCTGGTGGACGACGTCGAGGTCATCGAGGGCGACAGCGGCGGCACGATCCGCATGAGCTGGCCCACGGTCACGGTTTGAAGGCCTGACCTCCGCGGTGTTTCCCGCCGTTCGCCGGCAGCGGGTGGAGCGGTTCCGGGCGGTTGTCCGCTGCTGCGTCGAATGGCTTCATTAGTGGGCAGATCCGACCGGACCGGGTCAGGTTTTGCGGAGCGGTACCCCTCATCCGTGTAAGTTCCGGGGCGATAGGGCCACGGAAGGGATCCATCCGGTGAAGGTGAACAACAGGCTCCTGGCCGCGCTGTGCGGTGGGTCGGCCGTGCTTCTGGCGCTGTCGGGATGCGGTAGCGACGACACCGGCAAAAGGCGCGATGCGTGGGCCAAGGGCGTCTGCGACCAGGCCGCCGGACAGATCAAGCGGATCGACGACGCGAACACCGCGATCAGCAGGGTGGACGGCGGCGGCCGCCCGCAGGCCGTGCAGACCGCGGACTCCGCCGCCTTCCAGACGATCTCCGCGGCCTACCGGTCGCTGTCCGGGATCTTCGACGCGGCGGGCGCAGCGCCCGGCGGTGACGAGGGCCAGAAGTTCCAGCAGAACGCGGTATCCGTCTTCGCCGGCCTGTCCTCGCAGTACGCGAGCCTGAAGAAGCAGGTCGACGGGCTCGACACCCGCAGCCAGGCCAAGTTCGCCGACGGCCTCAAGGGTGTCTCCGACTCACTCAACAAGACCACCGCCAGCGCTCAGACGTCCCTGGACACCCTCCGCCAGGGCGACACCGGCAACGCGCTCGCCAAACAGCCCGGCTGCCAGCAGGTCTCCGGCTCGGTCTCCCCCTCCCCGTCGGCCTCCTGATCCGGCCTGAACCGGTCCGGCCTGAACCGGTCCGGCCTGAACCGGTCCGGCCCGGACCGCTCCGAACCGGTGCGCCCGGCCCGGCCCGCGGTCCCGCAGCCCTCCCCCCTCGCGCGGGCCCGGCCCCGCTGCGGGCGCCGGGCCCTGTCCCGTCCGCGACAATGACGGTGTGAGTACGCCCCGCCTTCCCGCCCCCGGCTCAGCCGCCCCGCTGCGCGACGAACTGCGCGCCGCCGCCTTCACCGCGGACGGCTGCCTCGAACTGCTCGGCGCGGTCGCCTACGCGGCCCTGTCCCGGGCCGAGACCGTCCCCGCGCTGCGTGCCACCCGTGGCGGCAGCCCGCTGGAGACCCTGGTCCGGCTCTTCCTGCTCCAGCAGGCCGTCCCCCGCGGGCGGGCCCGCGCCGCCCTCAAGGACCTGGAGCGCTACGAGGCCGACGGCTGGCTCCAAACGGCCCCCCGAGCCGCCCAGGCCCCCCGGACCGCCCGAGCCGCCGAGGACAGCCGAGGGGACGCGGTACGGGCCACCGTGGACGTACGCCCCTACGCGGGCGACGGCGGCGAGGACTGGTGGATCGTCTCGGACCTGGGCTGCTCGGTCGGCGGGGCGGCCGGCATCGGCAGCGCGCCCGGCGTGGACCGGGCCGACCTCGTCCTCGGGGTCGGCGGGGCGTCCACCACGCTCGCCGGGCTGACCGTACGGCAGCCCTTCGCCAGTGCCCTGGACCTCGGCACCGGCTCCGGCGTCCAGGCGCTGCACGCCTCCCGCCACACCACCCGGGTCACCGCCACGGACGTCAACCCGCGGGCCCTGCACTTCGCCCGGCTCACCCTCGCGCTGTCCGGGGCCGGGGAGACGGACCTGCGGCAGGGCGGCCTCTTCGAGCCGGTGGCCGGCGAGCGGTACGACCTGATCGTCTCCAACCCGCCGTTCGTGATCTCGCCCGGCAACGCGGCCGAAGGCGGTCGGCTCACGTACCGCGACGGCGGGATGGCCGGTGACGACCTGTGCCGCAGCCTCGTGCAGCAGTCCGCCGAGCACCTCAACGACGGCGGCTGGTGCCAGCTGCTCGCCAACTGGCAGCACGTCGAGGGCCAGGACTGGCGGGACCGGCTCGCCTCCTGGGTGCCCCCGGGCTGCGACGCGTGGATCGTGCAGCGCGAAGTGCAGGACGTGGCGCAGTACGCCGAGCTGTGGCTGCGCGACGGCGGCGACCACAGGGGCGACCCGACCGCCTATGCGGCGCGGTACGACGCGTGGCTGGCGGAGTTCGAGCACAGCAAGGTGAACGGGATCGGCTTCGGCTGGATCACGCTGCGCAGGTCCGGTGCCGAGCAGCCCGTGTTCAGCGCGGAGGAGTGGCCGCACCCGGTGGAGCAGCCGCTCGGGCCGCACGTCGCGGACTGGTTCACCCGGCAGGACTTCCTGCGCGCCCATGACGACGCGGCCCTGCTCGCGGCCCGCTTCACCCTCGCCCCCGACGTCGTGCAGGAGCAGGTGGGGCTGCCGGGAGCGGAGGACCCGGAGCACGTGGTGCTGCGGTCGGCCCGCGGCATGCGGCGGGCGACCAAGGTGGACACGGTCGGCGCGGGCTTCGCGGGCGTCTGCGACGGTACGCTGCCGGCCGGCCGGATCGTGGACGCCATCGCCCAGTTGCTGCGGGAGGACCCCGTGATACTGCGCGACCGCACGCCGGAGTCGATCCGGCTGCTGGTCGAACAGGGCTTTTTGGAACCGGTGCGCTGACCGCCGTGCGGCGGACCGCGGCTGCCCGGGAGCCCCTCGCGCACAACAGGTGGGCCCGGCCCTACGAGGCGTCAGCCGCGGGGGCACACCAGCCGCCGCCACGTCACCCGGGCAGCCGGGTCCGGGCAACGGACACGGGCGGCCGGTTCCGGGCAATCCGCCCCGGTGACCGCCACAGCGGCCCTGACACAGCGCCCGGCCACGGCAGCCGAGCGCAGTCCGTCCCGCGCACCGCGCCCTAAGGAGTTCCACAGGCCGTCAGCCGCCGGGCACCGCGCCCTCAGCGGTGGACGTTGCGGACGACCGCCCACACCACCGAGACGCTCAGCAGCGCGTACTGCGCCCGCGGACTCAGCACCGGCCGCCAGCGGCGCCCCCGCAGCCCCTCGACGAGCCACCGCCCGCACATCCACAGCGCCAGCGGCGAGACGACGAGCATCAGCGCGTTCTCGTGGAAGGCCCGGACCGGATCGCCGTGCAGCAGGTCGTACACCAGCCGGGTACCGCCGCAGGCCGGGCACAGCAGCCCTGTCAGCCAGTTGAACGGGCAGCGCGGCAGCCAGTGGCCGCTCTGGTGCGGATCGGTCCCGTAGAGGTACACGGACGCGCCGACAGCGGCCCCCAGCGACGCCAGCGGGGCGACGGCCGGGTGCCGCAGGGGTCCGGCGGGCCGGCGGGCCACAAGAGGCGCGCCGGCCCGCCGGATGTGGTCAGCCACGCAGGACCCGACCCTCCGCGTCCGTTTGGTCCTTGCCTGCCAGCAGCATGATCCCGTCGATCAGGGCCCAGACCCCGCAGCCGCCGCAGGTGAACAGCTGGGCGAGCGCCATCCCGGTGTGGCCGGTGTAGAAGCGGCCGACGCCGAAGCCGCCGAGGAGCAGTTGCAGCACGCCCGCCGTGACCTTGGACTTCTCCGAGTATGGCCGCCCGAAGGGGTCGTAGCCGTAGGGCGCGGCGGGATCGCCGGTGTACGCGCCCGGCTGGGCCGGGTAGGCCGGGGCCTGCGGCGGGTAGCCGTAGCCCGGCTGCGGCGGGGTGCCGGGCGGCGGTCCGGGCTGGGCGCCCTGCGGGTAGCCGTAACCCGGCTGACCCGGGGTGCCCGCCGGCGGCGGGTAGCCGTAGCCGCCGGGTGCCGCCTGCGGCTCTTCGTACGGATTCTTGCCGTATGGCGTCTCTCCGTACGGATTCTGGTCGGACATGAGCGTCCCCCCTAATATGTGCGATTGTCGTGGAACCATCCTGGCAGCCGACAGGTGCACTCGTCCCGGCCCCGTGTCAGACCGTCGTCAAGTTGTGGCAAGAGTGTCGAGCAGCCGGAGCCGGACGGCGCCGACGCGCGGGCGGACGCCCGCGCTGCCGCCGGGGCAGGACGGGAACGCCCCGGCCCGGAATCGCCCTCGGCCCCAGCGCCGATACGTGTTTTCAACCGGTTCTGGTGGGCGGTGAGGCCGCGCGCCCGGCAGCCCGGAGGCAGCGGACCCGCCCCGTCCGCTGCCGCCGAACCCGCCGGGGCCCACCGCGCCGCCGCCACCGCGACCAGCGCCCCGAGCTGCGGGCCGGCCGTCACCCCCACCCTTCCGGGGCGCTCTCCGGGAGCCCTCACCGCGGCGCGGCATCGACCGGAGGTGCGGCCGGAGCACAGGCAATTTCAGGCGCGATCCGGTCGGGGGACGTAGCCTGCTTGGGGACCCCGACAGTGTGGATAGAACGTACATCGGGTTACCGTTCGAGTGGCGTTGTGGACTTTTCCCGTTTGACACGGGCCCAGGAGGTACGGTCACACTCCGCAGCGACACCCCTTCGACCCGGAGAGAAGAGCGAAGTTGTCCCCGACCCGCGAGACCGCACACAGCGGCCGCCGACTCGTCATCGTCGAGTCGCCTGCCAAGGCGAAGACGATCAAGGGCTATCTGGGCCCTGGATACGTCGTCGAGGCCAGCGTCGGGCACATCCGCGACCTCCCCAACGGGGCCGCCGAAGTGCCGGCGGAGTACAAGGGCCAGCCGTGGGCCCGGCTTGGCGTCAATGTGGACAGTGATTTCCAGCCCATCTACGTCGTGAACGCCGACAAGAAGGCTCAGGTCAAGAAGCTCAAGGATCTTCTGAAGGACTCCGACGAACTATTCCTGGCGACCGACGAGGACCGCGAGGGCGAGGCCATCGCCTGGCATTTGCAGGAAATCCTCAAGCCCAAGGTGCCGGTGCACCGGATGGTGTTCCACGAGATCACCAAGGACGCCATCCAGGAAGCCGTCCGCAATCCGCGGGAGCTGAACCAGCGGCTGGTGGACGCCCAGGAGACCCGCCGTATCCTCGACCGCCTGTACGGCTACGAGGTCTCCCCGGTGCTGTGGAAGAAGGTCATGCCGCGGCTGTCGGCGGGCCGTGTGCAGTCCGTGGCGACCCGCCTGGTCGTGGAGCGCGAACGGGAGCGGATCGCCTTCCGCTCCGCGTCCTACTGGGACCTGACCGGCACCTTCGACACCGGCAGGACCGGGGACGCCTCCGACCCGTCGACGCTCGTCGCCCGGCTGATCGCGGTGGACGGCCGCCGGGTGGCCCAGGGCCGCGACTTCGACCCCTCGACCGGCGCGCTCAAGGACGGCGCCAACGTCCTGCACCTGGACGAGGCCAACGCCGCGGGGCTGGCCGCCGCGCTCGCCGAGACCCGGTTCTCGGTCCGCGCCGTCGAGTCGAAGCCGTACCGCCGCTCGCCCTACGCGCCCTTCCGCACCACCACCCTCCAGCAGGAGGCGTCGCGCAAGCTCGGCCTGGGCGCCAAGGCCACCATGCAGGTGGCCCAGAAGCTGTACGAGAACGGCTTCATCACCTATATGCGTACCGACTCCACCACGCTGTCGGAGACCGCGGTCCGCGCCGCCCGCGCCCAGGTCACGCAGCTGTACGGCGCCGACTACCTGCCGGACCAGCCGCGGGTCTACACCGGCAAGGTGAAGAACGCGCAGGAGGCCCACGAGGCGATCCGCCCGTCCGGCGACCGCTTCCGCACCCCGGCCGAGACCGGCCTGACCGGCGACCAGTTCCGGCTCTACGAGCTGATCTGGATGCGGACCGTCGCCTCCCAGATGAAGGACGCGGTCGGCCGGTCCGTCACCGTCAAGGTCGCCGGC
Coding sequences within it:
- a CDS encoding DEAD/DEAH box helicase, with amino-acid sequence MAQDRLPQSAHGRPSPRTALERLAGGADRAVRITHTEHVPARVGRHASWPEGIRSEVVAAIRAAGIDRPWEHQALAAGHAARGESVVVATGTASGKSLAYLAPVLSALLDGAGAGARGATALYLSPTKALAADQRRAVSALAAPLGTAVRPAVYDGDTPFEEREWVRRYATYVLTNPDMLHRGILPGHARWASFLRGLRYVVIDECHTYRGVFGSHVAQVLRRLRRICARYGAEPVFLLASATAADPGRAAGRLTGVRVAEVTEDTSPRGELAFALWEPPLTELSGEHGAPVRRTATAEAAELLTDLVLQGVRTVAFVRSRRGAELIALIAQERLAEIDGSLPGRVAAYRGGYLAEERRALERDLHSGRLLGLASTSALELGVDVSGLDAVLLVGYPGTRASLWQQAGRAGRAGQGALAVMVGRDDPLDTYLVHHPEAIFEQPVESTVLDPDNPYVLAPHLCAAAAELPLTEADLDLFGPEAASLVTQLVERGLLRRRPAGWFWTRRERASDLTDIRGEGGTPVQVVESATGRLLGTVDAGAAHTSVHDGAVHLHQGRTYLVRRLDLDDHVALVEPADPPYSTMARDTTEIRVLSDELEEPWGAARIHFGSVEVTHQVVSFLRRRLLTGEVLGESKLDLPPRTLRTRAVWWTVTDDQLDAARVHPEELPGALHAAEHASIGLLPLFATCDRWDIGGVSVPLHADTGLPTVFVYDGHPGGAGFAERAYGTARAWLAATREAIASCECEFGCPSCVQSPKCGNGNDPLDKAAAVRLLDCLLSAAPEKPAAAEDAAREAAGEDPAGRPAAAGAGPAQGGTGDVPGDGRGRVLPAQPVPRGPQEVVGGPPGGQ
- the bldG gene encoding anti-sigma factor antagonist BldG encodes the protein MDLSLSTRTVGDRTIVEVGGEIDVYTAPKLREQLVELVNDGSYHLVVDMEGVDFLDSTGLGVLVGGLKRVRAHEGSLRLVCNQERILKIFRITGLTKVFPIHTSVDEAVAATD
- a CDS encoding ATP-binding protein translates to MPTVELLFSAQPEHVRTARLVAAQVARRAGVDEAALDEVRLAVGEACSRAVGLHRSNGVTEPVRVLLNEEEKKFSIEVVDEVPGNATGSAPDTGDDAAADDEGEMGLAVISGLVDDVEVIEGDSGGTIRMSWPTVTV
- a CDS encoding small secreted protein, with the translated sequence MKVNNRLLAALCGGSAVLLALSGCGSDDTGKRRDAWAKGVCDQAAGQIKRIDDANTAISRVDGGGRPQAVQTADSAAFQTISAAYRSLSGIFDAAGAAPGGDEGQKFQQNAVSVFAGLSSQYASLKKQVDGLDTRSQAKFADGLKGVSDSLNKTTASAQTSLDTLRQGDTGNALAKQPGCQQVSGSVSPSPSAS
- a CDS encoding class I SAM-dependent methyltransferase, whose product is MSTPRLPAPGSAAPLRDELRAAAFTADGCLELLGAVAYAALSRAETVPALRATRGGSPLETLVRLFLLQQAVPRGRARAALKDLERYEADGWLQTAPRAAQAPRTARAAEDSRGDAVRATVDVRPYAGDGGEDWWIVSDLGCSVGGAAGIGSAPGVDRADLVLGVGGASTTLAGLTVRQPFASALDLGTGSGVQALHASRHTTRVTATDVNPRALHFARLTLALSGAGETDLRQGGLFEPVAGERYDLIVSNPPFVISPGNAAEGGRLTYRDGGMAGDDLCRSLVQQSAEHLNDGGWCQLLANWQHVEGQDWRDRLASWVPPGCDAWIVQREVQDVAQYAELWLRDGGDHRGDPTAYAARYDAWLAEFEHSKVNGIGFGWITLRRSGAEQPVFSAEEWPHPVEQPLGPHVADWFTRQDFLRAHDDAALLAARFTLAPDVVQEQVGLPGAEDPEHVVLRSARGMRRATKVDTVGAGFAGVCDGTLPAGRIVDAIAQLLREDPVILRDRTPESIRLLVEQGFLEPVR
- a CDS encoding DUF2752 domain-containing protein encodes the protein MARRPAGPLRHPAVAPLASLGAAVGASVYLYGTDPHQSGHWLPRCPFNWLTGLLCPACGGTRLVYDLLHGDPVRAFHENALMLVVSPLALWMCGRWLVEGLRGRRWRPVLSPRAQYALLSVSVVWAVVRNVHR
- a CDS encoding TM2 domain-containing protein, which encodes MSDQNPYGETPYGKNPYEEPQAAPGGYGYPPPAGTPGQPGYGYPQGAQPGPPPGTPPQPGYGYPPQAPAYPAQPGAYTGDPAAPYGYDPFGRPYSEKSKVTAGVLQLLLGGFGVGRFYTGHTGMALAQLFTCGGCGVWALIDGIMLLAGKDQTDAEGRVLRG